From a region of the uncultured Draconibacterium sp. genome:
- a CDS encoding TonB-dependent receptor, which produces MMKLFKFKKAGKGIFIVLLSLLSTVSFAQQATVTGKVTDSNGESLPGVTIVEKGTTNGTVTSIDGDYTISVSDDATLVFRFVGMSTQEIAVGGQTTIDVQLHGEAVGLEQIVVTGYQTQKKADLTGAISVVEMDEVKETPTGNAVKALQGRVAGLYVTTDGNPGSYATVRIRGGSTMGGGSNDPLYIIDGVPTTGGIEQLNPNDIESMQVLKDASAASIYGARANNGVILITTKKGKEGVTKVEFSSYATVQQYTSKLDVLNTYDRGYVNWQAAINDGLTPTSSIYKYDWHTDGDNAVLDRILLPEYIDPAQTMRPADTQWYDEISQTSLIQSYNLTISNGNERGSSLLSLNYYNHDGIIKETNSNKITARLNSDYNFWDGKLKVGENLNVSKIYNAEIPTGDVMYLALVQQPVVPVHSVDGGWGGPAPGMTDRHNPVRLIEQNKQNKGKSSRIFGNIYADLEIMNGLHFRTSYGVDYTQTYRRKMDYSYESGFLISDINRTTTSQSHNLSWTWTNTLNYKIESGKHSLDVVAGTEAIKYEDEWFWASREGFVLEDPDYMYLDGGTEKVLNGGGGSGNSLFSVFAKANYVYDSKYLLSATLRRDGSSRFGKDNLYGIFPAFSLGWRISEENFMESVSSVSNLKLRAGWGITGNQQISNEAIYSIYRTDYGVDPTWVFDSGTAYDIMGMDTGTLPSGFRKIREGNPLLKWEEANQTNLGIDFGLFEQAIYGNVDYFFKETKDILIEPPYLAAKGEGGNQWVNGATLENKGWEFVIGYRKDFASGLSMDLAANISSYKRKVTYLPAEVLTGYPGDPGTNKTVIGHSDLVHFGYIADGIFQNQDEVDEHAEQTGKGVGRLRYKDIGGLDADGNFVYEPDGVVDALDRTWIGDPNPDFEYGLNTSFSYKNFDLNIFFQGIYGADVYNEFKHLTDFTSIWQGTNFGTRTLDAWTPTNTGSTIPMLTLTDTNNENRGSTYFIENGSYLKLRNLQLGYNLPKNFINKAKLSSARIYLQGQNLFTIKDTKGNNQFTGVDPESPGFAYPIPASYTIGVNVTF; this is translated from the coding sequence ATGATGAAACTATTCAAATTTAAAAAAGCAGGCAAAGGGATATTTATTGTCCTCTTGAGTTTGCTTTCAACAGTGTCGTTTGCTCAGCAGGCCACTGTTACCGGGAAAGTGACGGACTCTAATGGAGAAAGTTTGCCCGGAGTTACTATTGTTGAAAAAGGAACGACCAACGGAACTGTTACAAGCATTGATGGTGATTATACCATTTCTGTTTCTGATGATGCAACACTTGTATTTCGTTTTGTGGGTATGAGCACGCAGGAAATTGCGGTAGGCGGACAAACAACAATCGACGTACAATTACACGGAGAAGCAGTTGGTTTGGAACAGATTGTTGTAACGGGGTATCAAACTCAGAAAAAAGCTGATTTAACAGGTGCCATCAGTGTTGTTGAAATGGATGAAGTGAAGGAAACGCCAACCGGTAACGCTGTTAAAGCATTGCAAGGCCGGGTAGCCGGACTTTATGTAACTACCGATGGTAATCCTGGATCATACGCCACCGTTCGGATCAGGGGTGGTAGTACCATGGGCGGAGGAAGTAACGATCCTCTGTATATTATTGATGGTGTACCAACAACCGGAGGAATTGAGCAACTTAATCCCAACGACATCGAATCGATGCAGGTATTAAAAGATGCATCAGCTGCCAGTATTTATGGTGCGCGGGCAAACAACGGCGTAATTCTTATCACCACTAAAAAAGGGAAAGAAGGAGTTACCAAAGTTGAATTCAGCTCTTATGCCACCGTTCAGCAATATACATCAAAACTCGATGTGTTGAATACCTATGACCGGGGATATGTAAACTGGCAGGCTGCCATCAACGACGGGCTGACTCCAACTTCAAGTATTTATAAATACGACTGGCACACGGATGGCGACAATGCAGTGCTCGACAGAATTTTATTACCTGAATACATCGACCCTGCACAAACCATGCGTCCGGCTGATACTCAATGGTACGACGAAATTTCGCAAACTTCACTCATTCAATCGTACAACCTTACAATTTCCAACGGAAATGAGAGAGGAAGTTCACTTCTATCGTTGAATTATTACAACCACGACGGGATTATCAAAGAAACCAATTCGAATAAAATTACCGCACGTTTAAATTCCGATTATAATTTTTGGGATGGTAAATTGAAAGTGGGAGAAAACCTGAATGTTTCAAAAATCTACAATGCAGAAATCCCGACCGGCGATGTAATGTATCTGGCATTGGTGCAACAGCCCGTAGTTCCGGTACATTCTGTTGATGGTGGTTGGGGTGGCCCTGCTCCCGGTATGACGGACCGACATAATCCAGTTCGATTGATTGAACAGAACAAACAAAACAAAGGCAAATCATCGCGGATATTTGGAAATATTTATGCCGACCTCGAAATAATGAATGGACTGCATTTCAGGACCAGTTATGGTGTGGATTACACCCAGACCTACCGACGTAAAATGGATTACAGTTATGAGTCGGGCTTTTTAATTAGCGACATTAACCGTACAACCACCTCACAGTCGCACAATTTATCGTGGACATGGACCAATACTTTGAATTACAAGATTGAAAGTGGAAAACACAGCCTCGATGTGGTTGCAGGTACTGAAGCCATTAAGTACGAAGATGAATGGTTCTGGGCAAGCCGCGAAGGTTTTGTTTTGGAAGATCCCGACTACATGTATCTTGATGGAGGAACTGAAAAGGTTTTAAACGGAGGTGGTGGATCAGGCAACTCCTTGTTTTCTGTTTTTGCAAAAGCCAACTATGTATATGATTCAAAATATTTGCTTTCTGCAACACTTCGCCGCGACGGTTCTTCACGTTTTGGTAAAGATAATTTGTACGGAATCTTCCCTGCCTTTTCTTTAGGCTGGAGAATTAGCGAAGAAAACTTTATGGAGTCGGTTTCTTCAGTTTCAAACCTGAAATTAAGAGCAGGTTGGGGGATTACCGGGAACCAGCAAATTAGCAACGAAGCCATTTATTCAATATATCGTACCGATTATGGTGTTGATCCTACATGGGTTTTCGATTCTGGAACAGCTTATGATATTATGGGCATGGATACTGGTACGCTACCTTCCGGATTCAGAAAAATCCGTGAGGGAAATCCACTACTTAAATGGGAAGAAGCCAACCAGACAAACCTCGGTATCGACTTTGGTTTATTTGAACAAGCCATTTACGGAAATGTCGATTATTTCTTCAAGGAAACAAAAGATATTCTGATTGAACCGCCTTATCTTGCAGCAAAAGGTGAAGGTGGAAACCAGTGGGTAAACGGTGCCACACTTGAAAATAAAGGGTGGGAGTTTGTTATAGGTTACCGGAAAGATTTTGCAAGTGGCCTAAGTATGGACTTAGCCGCAAATATATCATCGTATAAACGGAAAGTAACCTATTTACCCGCTGAAGTTCTTACCGGATATCCAGGCGACCCGGGGACCAACAAAACAGTAATCGGACATTCCGATTTGGTACACTTTGGATACATCGCGGATGGAATTTTCCAGAACCAGGACGAAGTGGATGAGCATGCCGAACAAACAGGTAAAGGAGTTGGCAGGCTTCGTTACAAAGATATCGGCGGATTAGATGCCGATGGTAATTTCGTTTATGAACCCGATGGTGTTGTTGATGCACTGGACAGGACATGGATTGGCGATCCGAACCCGGATTTTGAATACGGATTAAACACTAGTTTTTCGTATAAGAACTTTGATTTAAATATTTTCTTCCAGGGAATTTATGGCGCCGATGTTTACAACGAATTTAAGCACCTCACCGACTTTACATCCATCTGGCAGGGAACAAACTTTGGTACCAGAACATTGGATGCCTGGACACCAACCAATACCGGTTCTACTATACCAATGTTAACACTTACAGATACCAACAATGAAAACCGGGGTTCAACCTATTTCATTGAGAACGGTTCGTATCTGAAATTAAGAAATTTACAGTTGGGTTATAACCTTCCAAAGAACTTTATTAATAAAGCTAAACTATCATCTGCACGGATTTACCTGCAAGGACAAAACCTGTTTACAATAAAAGATACAAAAGGTAACAACCAGTTTACAGGTGTTGATCCTGAATCGCCCGGATTTGCCTACCCAATTCCGGCAAGTTATACTATCGGTGTTAATGTAACTTTCTAA
- a CDS encoding carbohydrate kinase produces MKIKNKEILCIGEVLWDRLPSGAKPGGAPMNVALHLNAIGMDATIASSIGNDDEGNKLKDFLNSSGLDTSYIQTEDFLPTSEVLVQLDENNNATYEICEPVAWDNIRLTNELMDKAKRSGLLIYGTLASRNPISRESIMFLLDYSGVKLIDVNFRKPYDSQKVVEGLLMKADIVKMNDDELVVFANWYNKHKYDEKSLIKWFASQYNIKMVCITKGEDGAILYCEGEFYEHPGFKVDAVDTVGAGDAFLAGLISSLINDKTPDEALAFACATGAFVATKTGATPNYDMKEINSILADISV; encoded by the coding sequence ATGAAAATTAAAAACAAGGAAATATTGTGCATTGGTGAAGTGCTTTGGGACAGGCTACCTTCGGGAGCTAAACCCGGCGGGGCACCTATGAATGTGGCGCTTCATCTGAATGCTATCGGTATGGATGCAACCATTGCCAGTAGCATAGGGAATGACGATGAAGGCAATAAACTAAAAGACTTTTTGAATAGTTCGGGGCTCGACACCAGTTATATCCAAACGGAAGATTTTTTGCCAACAAGTGAAGTTCTTGTACAACTGGATGAAAACAATAATGCAACCTATGAAATATGTGAGCCCGTAGCTTGGGATAACATTCGACTGACAAACGAATTAATGGATAAAGCAAAAAGATCCGGTCTACTGATTTATGGTACTCTTGCTTCTCGAAATCCTATTTCACGGGAATCTATCATGTTTTTATTAGACTATAGTGGAGTTAAGCTCATTGACGTCAATTTTCGAAAACCTTACGATTCTCAAAAGGTAGTTGAAGGGCTTTTAATGAAAGCTGATATTGTAAAGATGAATGATGATGAATTAGTCGTTTTTGCAAACTGGTACAATAAACATAAATACGACGAGAAAAGCCTGATTAAATGGTTTGCTTCACAATACAACATAAAGATGGTGTGTATAACAAAAGGTGAAGACGGAGCCATTTTGTACTGCGAAGGTGAATTTTATGAGCATCCGGGATTTAAGGTAGATGCAGTTGATACTGTTGGAGCCGGCGACGCATTTCTGGCCGGTTTAATTTCTTCGCTTATTAATGATAAAACCCCTGATGAAGCTTTGGCATTTGCATGCGCAACCGGTGCTTTTGTGGCAACAAAAACCGGAGCAACTCCGAACTACGATATGAAAGAGATCAATTCAATATTAGCTGATATTTCAGTGTAA
- a CDS encoding sugar porter family MFS transporter, whose product MKQQNVLTVALIIALGGFLFGYDIAMMSGTTTQLEELYNLNSFWLGFTIAVAIVGTIIGTLIIGKPAEKFGRRKSLVFLSAIFFLASLGSAFAINWGMLLFFRLITGVMLGCISVVTPMYIAEISPAEKRGRLVLLNQFFVVTAIFLAFAVNYFLARTIELDSWRWMIGVEAIPALSFFLLLNLVPESPRWLVNQGRNQEALAVFQRIKAENPEEEVQIVKRSVEQEEAIGHGNLFVKENRFPVMIAILIAAFNQLAGINAIMIYAPRVFEMAGFETDISLLQSISVGATNLLFTFVALFLIDKYGRRTLLMVGSVGMVFFLGMLSKSFFTENYSGLGGYGVMVYLMGFIAFFAFSQGAVLWVVISEIFPNKVRSQGQALGSFTHWIFAAALIWGFPVLNNAVGGGVSFGFFAIMMVFHFFFAWKVLPETKGKSLEEIQVEMKMKRN is encoded by the coding sequence ATGAAACAACAGAACGTTTTAACCGTCGCATTGATCATTGCTTTAGGCGGATTTCTCTTTGGCTACGACATTGCCATGATGTCGGGTACAACTACACAACTCGAAGAGTTATATAATTTAAATAGTTTTTGGCTTGGGTTTACCATAGCAGTTGCCATTGTGGGTACTATAATCGGTACATTAATAATAGGGAAACCCGCAGAAAAATTCGGGCGGCGCAAATCACTGGTATTTTTATCAGCGATATTTTTTCTTGCTTCGCTGGGAAGCGCTTTTGCCATTAACTGGGGGATGCTTCTGTTTTTCAGGTTGATTACCGGTGTAATGTTAGGCTGTATTTCAGTAGTAACACCAATGTATATAGCCGAAATCTCGCCAGCAGAAAAGCGTGGTCGTTTGGTGCTGCTCAACCAGTTTTTTGTTGTAACGGCCATTTTTCTGGCCTTTGCAGTTAATTATTTCCTTGCACGCACCATTGAACTCGATTCCTGGCGTTGGATGATCGGTGTGGAAGCAATACCCGCTCTATCTTTCTTTTTATTGCTAAACCTGGTTCCTGAAAGCCCCAGATGGCTGGTTAACCAGGGACGTAACCAAGAAGCACTTGCCGTTTTTCAACGCATAAAGGCTGAAAACCCGGAAGAAGAAGTGCAGATTGTCAAGAGATCGGTTGAGCAGGAAGAAGCTATTGGTCATGGTAACCTGTTTGTGAAAGAAAACCGTTTCCCGGTGATGATTGCCATTCTGATTGCAGCTTTTAACCAGTTAGCCGGTATTAATGCTATAATGATTTATGCCCCGCGTGTTTTCGAAATGGCTGGGTTCGAAACCGATATATCTTTACTTCAATCCATTTCGGTTGGTGCCACCAACTTGCTTTTCACCTTTGTAGCTCTTTTTCTTATCGATAAATACGGACGACGTACTTTGTTAATGGTTGGTTCTGTAGGGATGGTATTCTTTCTTGGAATGCTTTCAAAATCCTTCTTTACTGAAAATTACTCTGGTCTTGGAGGATATGGGGTAATGGTTTACCTAATGGGCTTTATAGCGTTTTTTGCTTTTTCACAAGGAGCTGTGCTTTGGGTGGTCATTTCCGAGATATTCCCCAATAAAGTCCGTTCGCAGGGACAGGCGCTCGGAAGTTTTACCCATTGGATTTTTGCCGCGGCATTGATATGGGGATTTCCGGTTTTAAACAATGCAGTTGGCGGCGGAGTCTCCTTTGGTTTTTTTGCGATCATGATGGTATTCCATTTCTTTTTTGCATGGAAAGTCCTTCCTGAAACCAAGGGGAAATCGCTGGAGGAAATTCAGGTTGAGATGAAAATGAAAAGAAACTAA
- a CDS encoding sulfatase-like hydrolase/transferase: MNEKIVKVTIVIFILIFKISIFGSEVLLAKEKKTTTEKPNIIFILTDDQRWSALGYAGNQLATTPEMDKLAESGVYFKNAIVTTPICSASRSSIFTGLHERTHKYTFQTSDIRSEFMETSYPVVLKQAGYYTGFFGKFGVNYTEKDKLFDVIEDYDRANQFNDYRGYYYKTLNGDTVHLTRYTGQKALDFLDNAPKDQPFSLSLCFSAPHTHDGAPLQYFWQEEPGKLYQDMDMPGPELADDKYFYALPQIVRDGFNRLRWTWRDDTPEKYQRSTKGYYRMIYGVDMEITSIRKKLAEKGLDDNTVIILMGDNGFFLGERQISGKWLMYDNSIRVPLIIYDPRVKEHKDIDDMALNIDVPATIADLVGVKVPEMWQGKSLMPVVSGEKKSIDRDTILIEHLWEFESIPPSEGVRTDDWKYMRYVNDKSLEELYNLKDDPKETNNLINDPKYKDVLLELRAKSDELGEKYADPYSGVPTGLTVEFIREPSRTLIKDSKPEFSWVVPAEAGIQKAFQLLVSSSKDLIDKNIGNVWNSGQVRSNKSADVELGSEPLKPHTSYFWKVRVFDKDNRLSEYSEVQQFQTGSFKGDITSSNFFQIEKIKPVDSKKNADGSYFLDYGKDAFGTLMLNYKPKAAETLTIRLGEKLLDGKIDQNPGGTIRYQEVELAVTPRKDTYQIELVPDERNTNNMAVALPDSFPVIMPFRYVEIEGVGDTFDPKQAIQVAYFNYFDYSTSSFTSSNPILNQVWDLCKYSMKATTFAGYYVDGDRERIPYEADAYLNQLSHYCVDNEYSIARKTIEYFMVKPTWPTEWQLHVALMFYADYMYTGNTELIKKYYEPLKHKTLMELEYQEGLISTQSPKLTGEFMAKLGFADTTQRVRDIVDWPPAQKDTGWKLPKDWPQGERDGFVFTPVSTVINSFFYKNMKIMAEFARVLNKPEEVLDFEMRAAQVKKSMNELLFNKEKGYFQDGIETDHGAIHSNILPLAFDIVPEEYKKSVADYIKKRGMACSVYGAQYLMEGLYNAGAADYALELMTATHNRSWYNMIKVGSTITIEAWDMRYKPNSDWNHAWGAAPANIVPRYLWGIQPKTPGYGMAIIKPQMASLKSSSIVVPTIRGQIKGDYHKISNSLFKYKIEIPANMVAEFEMDFPKTAVVRLNGKTMDLSFGSLRLESGMNEIEVKINSF, from the coding sequence ATGAATGAAAAAATAGTGAAAGTCACCATCGTTATTTTTATTCTGATTTTTAAGATTTCGATTTTTGGAAGTGAGGTACTACTGGCAAAAGAGAAAAAAACGACAACAGAAAAACCCAATATAATCTTTATTCTTACCGACGATCAGCGTTGGAGTGCTTTGGGGTATGCAGGTAATCAACTTGCTACAACCCCGGAAATGGATAAACTGGCGGAAAGCGGAGTTTATTTTAAAAATGCAATAGTTACCACTCCAATCTGTTCGGCAAGTCGTTCAAGTATTTTTACAGGCTTGCATGAACGTACACATAAGTATACTTTTCAAACCAGTGATATTCGTAGTGAGTTTATGGAAACATCTTACCCGGTGGTTTTAAAGCAGGCTGGTTATTACACCGGATTTTTCGGAAAATTTGGTGTTAACTATACTGAAAAGGATAAACTTTTCGATGTTATTGAAGATTACGACCGGGCCAATCAGTTCAACGATTACAGAGGTTACTACTATAAAACATTAAATGGTGACACCGTTCATCTTACCCGTTACACCGGACAAAAGGCACTCGATTTTCTGGACAATGCACCGAAAGACCAACCTTTCTCCTTGTCCTTATGTTTTAGTGCACCACACACACATGATGGAGCTCCATTACAATATTTTTGGCAGGAAGAGCCGGGGAAATTGTACCAGGATATGGACATGCCCGGTCCGGAACTGGCCGATGATAAGTATTTTTACGCCTTGCCCCAAATTGTGCGCGATGGATTCAACCGTTTACGCTGGACCTGGAGGGATGATACTCCGGAAAAATATCAACGCAGCACAAAAGGATACTACCGTATGATTTATGGGGTTGATATGGAGATTACCAGTATTCGAAAGAAGCTGGCAGAGAAAGGACTGGACGATAATACCGTTATTATTTTGATGGGCGACAATGGCTTTTTCCTGGGAGAACGTCAAATCTCCGGGAAATGGCTGATGTATGATAACTCGATAAGAGTACCGCTGATTATTTATGACCCGAGGGTTAAAGAGCACAAGGATATCGATGATATGGCTTTAAACATCGATGTGCCTGCAACAATTGCTGATCTGGTTGGAGTTAAAGTGCCTGAAATGTGGCAAGGGAAAAGTTTAATGCCGGTTGTATCAGGCGAAAAAAAATCAATAGATCGCGATACCATTTTAATTGAACACCTGTGGGAGTTTGAAAGTATCCCCCCGAGTGAAGGAGTAAGAACCGACGATTGGAAATACATGCGCTATGTTAACGATAAATCGTTGGAAGAGTTGTACAACCTAAAAGACGATCCAAAAGAAACAAATAACCTCATTAACGATCCAAAATACAAAGATGTACTTCTTGAGCTACGTGCCAAAAGCGATGAATTGGGTGAGAAATATGCCGACCCATATTCCGGAGTTCCTACTGGACTTACTGTTGAGTTCATACGCGAGCCTTCAAGAACATTAATTAAGGACAGCAAACCCGAGTTTAGCTGGGTTGTACCTGCGGAGGCTGGCATTCAAAAAGCCTTCCAGTTATTGGTTTCATCAAGCAAAGATCTGATTGATAAGAATATTGGAAATGTATGGAACAGTGGACAGGTTCGCAGCAATAAATCAGCCGATGTTGAATTGGGTAGTGAACCTTTAAAACCACACACCAGTTATTTCTGGAAAGTACGTGTATTTGATAAAGATAACCGACTTTCAGAATATTCAGAAGTTCAACAATTTCAAACCGGCTCATTCAAAGGTGATATAACGTCTTCAAATTTCTTTCAAATAGAAAAGATTAAACCTGTTGATTCAAAAAAGAACGCCGATGGCAGTTATTTTCTGGATTACGGGAAAGATGCTTTTGGTACATTAATGTTAAACTATAAACCGAAAGCTGCGGAAACCTTAACAATAAGGTTAGGTGAAAAACTGCTGGATGGAAAAATTGATCAAAATCCGGGTGGAACAATTCGTTATCAGGAAGTTGAATTGGCGGTTACACCCCGAAAAGATACATATCAGATTGAACTTGTTCCGGATGAGAGAAATACCAATAATATGGCAGTGGCTCTGCCGGATTCGTTTCCCGTAATTATGCCGTTCCGGTATGTCGAAATTGAAGGGGTAGGCGATACTTTCGATCCCAAACAGGCTATTCAGGTCGCCTACTTTAATTATTTTGATTACTCAACAAGCTCGTTCACCAGTTCCAATCCAATATTAAACCAGGTATGGGATCTGTGCAAGTATTCGATGAAAGCTACCACCTTTGCAGGCTATTATGTGGATGGCGATCGCGAACGTATTCCATACGAAGCCGATGCATATTTGAATCAACTGAGTCACTATTGTGTTGATAATGAGTATTCAATTGCCCGAAAAACCATCGAGTATTTTATGGTTAAGCCTACCTGGCCCACCGAATGGCAATTGCATGTGGCTTTGATGTTTTATGCCGATTATATGTACACCGGTAATACCGAATTAATTAAAAAATATTACGAGCCATTAAAGCACAAAACGTTAATGGAGCTGGAATACCAGGAAGGCCTGATTAGTACGCAATCGCCAAAACTAACCGGCGAATTTATGGCCAAACTGGGATTTGCCGATACCACCCAGCGTGTGCGTGATATTGTGGATTGGCCACCGGCACAAAAAGACACAGGCTGGAAACTTCCAAAAGACTGGCCGCAGGGCGAACGAGATGGTTTTGTATTTACCCCGGTAAGTACGGTAATCAACAGTTTCTTCTACAAAAACATGAAAATAATGGCCGAATTTGCCCGGGTTTTGAATAAACCAGAAGAAGTACTTGATTTTGAAATGCGTGCGGCACAAGTTAAAAAATCGATGAATGAATTGTTGTTTAACAAAGAAAAAGGCTATTTCCAAGATGGTATTGAAACCGACCACGGTGCTATTCACTCCAACATATTGCCACTGGCCTTTGATATTGTTCCGGAAGAATATAAAAAATCAGTAGCCGATTATATAAAAAAACGCGGAATGGCATGCAGTGTTTACGGAGCTCAGTATTTAATGGAAGGCCTGTATAACGCCGGAGCAGCCGATTATGCACTGGAATTAATGACTGCCACCCACAACCGAAGTTGGTACAATATGATTAAAGTTGGCTCTACAATTACCATAGAAGCCTGGGATATGAGATATAAACCGAACTCCGATTGGAACCATGCCTGGGGAGCAGCGCCTGCCAATATTGTGCCACGTTACTTATGGGGAATTCAGCCCAAAACACCGGGCTACGGTATGGCAATTATTAAACCTCAAATGGCCAGCCTTAAAAGCAGCTCAATTGTTGTGCCTACCATTCGCGGACAGATAAAAGGAGATTATCATAAAATAAGCAACAGTTTATTTAAATACAAAATTGAAATTCCGGCAAACATGGTCGCCGAATTTGAAATGGATTTCCCAAAAACTGCTGTGGTTAGGTTGAATGGGAAGACAATGGACCTCTCGTTTGGTTCATTGCGACTGGAGTCAGGTATGAATGAAATTGAGGTAAAGATTAACTCGTTTTAA
- a CDS encoding CHRD domain-containing protein: protein MRKLSLFMVLISIVAFVSCEKSDLVTEDQQELVTKSAKKVLNFRTHLSGDNEVIPVETMATGQAIFQLSKDGTELSYKLIVDSIENVTMSHIHWAAEGENGLVVAWLYPSAPPPQLIEGYFSVLAEGVIMDSNLVGPLEGMTVIDLVDQIYAGKTYVNVHTVQNPGGELRGQISGNMPQGK from the coding sequence ATGAGAAAACTTTCATTATTTATGGTACTTATCAGCATCGTAGCTTTTGTATCATGCGAAAAGTCTGATCTTGTAACAGAAGATCAGCAAGAACTAGTTACCAAAAGTGCTAAAAAGGTTCTAAACTTCAGAACGCACTTATCAGGAGATAATGAGGTGATTCCTGTAGAAACGATGGCTACGGGACAAGCTATCTTCCAACTAAGTAAAGATGGAACTGAATTGTCGTACAAACTTATTGTTGACAGTATTGAGAATGTTACCATGTCGCATATCCATTGGGCAGCAGAGGGGGAAAACGGCCTGGTAGTTGCTTGGTTGTATCCGTCTGCACCACCACCACAGCTTATCGAAGGATATTTTAGTGTTCTGGCCGAAGGAGTAATTATGGACTCCAATCTGGTCGGTCCACTTGAAGGTATGACTGTAATAGATTTGGTTGATCAGATTTATGCAGGCAAAACCTATGTAAATGTACATACAGTACAAAATCCGGGAGGTGAACTTAGGGGACAGATAAGCGGTAATATGCCCCAAGGCAAGTAA